One genomic segment of Terriglobia bacterium includes these proteins:
- a CDS encoding GatB/YqeY domain-containing protein translates to MSISEQVQKDMVGAMKARDERRLSTLRMVKSALKNKEIDKRAPLDDREALQVLGTLIKQRKDSVEQFTKGGRQDLADKEAAEIVLIETYMPKAVGEDEIAATVRAAIAEMGSSTMKDMGAVMKNVMAKFAGARVDGKVVSETVKKELAGK, encoded by the coding sequence ATGAGCATCAGCGAGCAAGTTCAGAAAGATATGGTCGGGGCGATGAAGGCGCGCGACGAGCGCCGCCTCTCCACCCTGCGCATGGTCAAAAGCGCGCTCAAGAACAAGGAAATCGACAAGCGCGCCCCCCTCGACGACCGCGAAGCGCTGCAGGTGCTGGGCACGCTGATCAAGCAGCGCAAGGACTCTGTCGAGCAGTTCACCAAGGGCGGCCGGCAGGACCTCGCCGACAAAGAGGCCGCCGAGATCGTGCTCATCGAAACTTACATGCCCAAGGCGGTGGGCGAGGACGAGATCGCCGCCACGGTTCGGGCAGCGATTGCTGAAATGGGCTCGTCCACGATGAAGGACATGGGCGCGGTGATGAAAAACGTCATGGCCAAGTTCGCCGGCGCCCGCGTGGACGGGAAAGTGGTGAGCGAGACGGTGAAGAAGGAGCTGGCAGGGAAATAG
- a CDS encoding alanine--glyoxylate aminotransferase family protein — protein sequence MLRKNRLFTPGPTPLLPAAQMAMAAANLHHRTADFRALYTRLLADLKTFVGTHHDVVLMASSGSGAMEASVANLTSPGDKVLVLTAGKFGERWTELAKAYGLAADVVSAPYGQTFALDAVRARLTPDTRAVYMQATESSTGVRHDVEGVAGLVRESAHDTLLVVDAITGLGTTRFDVDGWGIDVIIGGSQKAVMVPPGLAYCAVSPRAWSRMENAKSPRYYFDLRKERKAGAKGESAFTPAIALVAALAAAMDYIREAGAGNLAAGRDALIANAALCAEMTRAGARALGLKLYASVPSNALTAIAAPDGLDSGVIVKAFRDNFGAVVAAGQGDVMKSALFRIAHLGYYDYLDTIGIIAALEQVMARIRPVEFGTAVAAAQTVYAERCGAKPAASAV from the coding sequence ATGTTACGCAAGAATCGGCTCTTCACTCCGGGGCCGACGCCTCTTCTGCCGGCCGCGCAGATGGCCATGGCGGCGGCCAACCTTCATCACCGGACCGCGGACTTTCGCGCGCTCTATACGCGCCTGCTGGCGGACCTGAAAACCTTTGTCGGCACGCACCATGACGTGGTGCTGATGGCGTCGTCGGGCAGCGGGGCGATGGAAGCCTCGGTGGCCAACCTGACTTCGCCCGGCGACAAGGTGCTGGTGCTGACCGCGGGAAAGTTTGGCGAGCGCTGGACCGAGCTGGCCAAGGCGTACGGCCTTGCCGCCGATGTTGTCAGCGCACCGTATGGCCAGACTTTCGCGCTCGATGCCGTGCGCGCGCGGCTCACGCCCGACACGCGCGCCGTCTACATGCAGGCGACGGAAAGCTCGACCGGCGTGCGTCACGACGTCGAAGGGGTGGCGGGTCTGGTGCGCGAGTCCGCTCACGACACGCTGCTGGTGGTGGACGCGATCACCGGCCTGGGCACCACCCGGTTCGACGTGGACGGGTGGGGCATTGACGTCATCATCGGCGGCTCGCAGAAGGCGGTGATGGTGCCGCCCGGACTGGCCTACTGCGCCGTGAGCCCGCGCGCGTGGTCGCGCATGGAAAACGCGAAATCCCCGCGCTATTACTTTGACCTGCGCAAGGAACGCAAGGCCGGCGCCAAGGGCGAGTCGGCGTTCACGCCGGCCATCGCGCTGGTGGCGGCGCTCGCCGCCGCCATGGATTACATCCGCGAAGCCGGCGCGGGCAATCTGGCCGCCGGACGTGACGCGCTGATCGCCAACGCCGCGCTCTGCGCCGAGATGACCCGGGCCGGAGCGCGTGCGCTGGGATTGAAGCTGTACGCGAGCGTGCCGTCCAACGCGCTGACCGCGATTGCGGCGCCGGACGGGCTTGACTCCGGCGTAATCGTCAAAGCGTTTCGCGACAACTTTGGCGCGGTGGTGGCCGCCGGCCAGGGCGATGTGATGAAGTCCGCCCTCTTTCGCATTGCCCACCTCGGGTACTACGATTATCTGGACACCATCGGCATCATCGCGGCGCTGGAGCAGGTGATGGCGCGCATTCGCCCGGTGGAATTTGGCACGGCAGTGGCGGCGGCGCAAACGGTGTACGCCGAGCGCTGCGGCGCAAAACCCGCAGCAAGCGCTGTGTAG
- the serA gene encoding phosphoglycerate dehydrogenase, which translates to MKIVVAEKISSSAIDILREEKRWNIVTPDQLDGRLASEIADADALIVRSAVQADAALLEHAQKLRVIGRAGVGVDNVDLEAATRLGIAVMNTPGANAVAVAEHTMTMALAMARHLCRADALMHAGKWEKKSLQGTELRGKTLGIVGLGRIGMEVSRRARAFGMKLVAHDPFVSPEVARQAEIELTTLEKVLAAADYVTLHLALTPQSAGMINAETLRLMKKGARLINCARGELVDEAAVAAALSHGHLAGAALDVFAEEPLKNSPLLTAPNVILTPHIGGSTHEAQEAVGVQIAVQVREFLRRGVMQNAVNVPSVSDAEYAELRPYMTLAERLGAFIAQAAEGGLEEIGMQFSGPIADGKTKLVRNAALVGVLNSVLAEKANLVNASAMAEERGIRVRETAKPKVSGGSAGSVITVHLKTSQDEHAVKGTVLHGVSPRLLSVDGIDVEAPLERNLIYLRNRDVPGVIGKIGTILGEAKINIANFSLGRAEQAARAAAAPASGGHGSGGEAVCVVHVDSRVPDAVLHKLRGIAAITLARAIRLG; encoded by the coding sequence ATGAAAATTGTTGTAGCGGAAAAAATCTCTTCTTCTGCCATCGATATCCTGCGCGAAGAAAAGCGCTGGAACATCGTCACTCCCGACCAGCTTGACGGCCGGCTGGCCAGTGAGATCGCCGATGCCGACGCGCTGATCGTGCGCTCCGCCGTGCAGGCGGACGCCGCCCTGTTGGAGCACGCGCAAAAGCTGCGGGTCATCGGGCGCGCGGGCGTGGGCGTGGACAATGTGGACCTGGAGGCCGCGACCCGCCTCGGCATCGCGGTCATGAACACGCCGGGCGCCAACGCCGTGGCGGTCGCCGAGCACACCATGACGATGGCGCTGGCCATGGCGCGCCACCTCTGCCGCGCCGACGCGCTGATGCACGCCGGCAAGTGGGAAAAGAAATCGCTGCAAGGCACGGAGCTGCGCGGCAAAACCCTCGGGATCGTTGGCCTGGGCCGCATCGGCATGGAGGTATCGCGCCGGGCTCGCGCCTTTGGGATGAAGCTGGTGGCGCACGATCCGTTCGTGTCGCCGGAAGTGGCGCGTCAGGCGGAGATCGAGCTGACCACGCTGGAAAAGGTTCTCGCCGCCGCCGATTACGTCACCTTGCACCTGGCGCTCACGCCGCAAAGCGCGGGCATGATCAACGCCGAGACCCTGCGCCTGATGAAAAAAGGCGCGCGGCTCATCAATTGCGCGCGCGGCGAACTGGTGGACGAAGCGGCTGTAGCGGCTGCCTTGTCGCATGGACATCTCGCCGGGGCGGCGCTCGACGTCTTTGCCGAAGAGCCGCTGAAGAATTCACCGCTGCTCACCGCCCCGAATGTGATTCTCACCCCGCATATCGGCGGTTCCACGCATGAAGCGCAGGAGGCGGTCGGAGTGCAGATCGCCGTCCAGGTACGCGAATTCCTGCGCCGCGGCGTGATGCAGAACGCGGTCAACGTTCCATCGGTTTCCGACGCAGAGTACGCCGAGCTGCGACCCTACATGACGCTGGCCGAGCGGCTCGGGGCGTTCATCGCGCAGGCGGCCGAGGGCGGGCTGGAGGAAATCGGGATGCAATTCAGCGGCCCCATCGCCGACGGAAAAACCAAACTGGTGCGCAACGCGGCGCTGGTCGGCGTGTTGAATTCCGTGCTCGCGGAAAAGGCCAACCTGGTGAACGCGTCGGCGATGGCGGAGGAGCGCGGCATCCGCGTGCGCGAAACCGCCAAGCCCAAGGTGTCGGGCGGAAGCGCGGGCAGCGTCATTACGGTCCATCTGAAGACCTCCCAGGACGAGCACGCGGTGAAGGGCACGGTGCTGCACGGCGTGTCGCCACGGCTGCTGTCGGTGGACGGAATTGATGTCGAGGCCCCGCTGGAGCGCAATCTGATTTACCTGCGCAACCGCGACGTGCCGGGCGTGATCGGAAAAATCGGGACCATCCTGGGCGAGGCGAAAATCAATATCGCCAACTTTTCACTCGGTCGCGCCGAGCAGGCAGCGCGCGCGGCCGCGGCGCCGGCCAGCGGTGGACATGGCTCCGGCGGCGAGGCGGTGTGCGTAGTGCACGTGGATTCGCGGGTGCCGGACGCGGTGCTGCACAAGCTGCGCGGCATCGCCGCCATCACCCTGGCGCGGGCCATCCGGCTGGGATAA
- a CDS encoding site-2 protease family protein — translation MRSWSVSAGRVFGIDVRVHLTFVFLLMYVWMTEASGLGAAGVGRGLALVGLVLASVLLHELAHMLAALQQRLPASSVVLLPIGGVNLLQEPSRQKLDTNHELRIALAGPLINLLMAFLSAAVVLSVAPEAALWKQPFIYSGNLPRSLFWINIFLGVFNLLPAYPADGGRMVRALLARRMDQVRATRRAVSIGQGFAMAFILGGIWNTWLMLVGFFLFVAAQLEDRSAVFQSVLEQVRLEDVMLTDFSTLSPADTLEDALHKAVHTLQDDFPVVRGCDMVGVISRQKVLAALRASGNGYVQSVMNRVFSVCQSGDTLASAFRKLTSQGVTVLPVVNSGRLVGIITLQNLMHSMSLLAETKRLKHDQEQAE, via the coding sequence ATGAGGAGCTGGTCGGTTTCGGCGGGTCGCGTTTTCGGCATCGATGTTCGCGTCCACCTGACGTTCGTCTTTCTGCTGATGTACGTGTGGATGACGGAAGCCAGCGGCCTGGGCGCCGCCGGCGTAGGACGCGGGCTGGCGCTGGTCGGCCTGGTGCTGGCGTCGGTGCTGCTGCACGAGCTGGCGCATATGCTGGCCGCCTTGCAACAGCGACTGCCGGCGAGTTCGGTGGTGCTGCTGCCGATCGGCGGCGTCAACCTGCTGCAGGAGCCCTCGCGGCAAAAGCTCGATACCAACCACGAACTGCGCATCGCCCTCGCCGGCCCGCTGATCAATCTGCTGATGGCGTTCCTTTCGGCCGCAGTGGTGCTGAGCGTCGCCCCGGAAGCCGCCCTGTGGAAGCAGCCTTTCATCTATTCCGGCAACCTGCCGCGCAGCTTGTTCTGGATCAATATTTTTCTCGGGGTGTTTAATCTGCTGCCTGCCTATCCCGCCGATGGCGGCCGCATGGTGCGCGCCCTGCTCGCCCGCCGCATGGACCAGGTGCGGGCCACACGCCGGGCGGTGTCGATCGGCCAGGGATTCGCCATGGCGTTCATTCTGGGCGGCATCTGGAATACCTGGCTGATGCTGGTGGGATTTTTCCTTTTCGTGGCCGCGCAACTGGAAGACCGCTCCGCCGTTTTTCAGTCCGTGCTCGAGCAGGTGCGGCTGGAAGACGTCATGCTCACCGACTTTTCCACCCTCTCGCCCGCCGACACGCTGGAAGACGCGCTGCACAAGGCGGTGCACACGCTGCAGGACGATTTCCCGGTGGTTCGCGGCTGCGACATGGTGGGCGTAATCTCGCGCCAGAAGGTTCTCGCTGCCCTCCGCGCCAGCGGCAACGGCTATGTGCAGTCGGTGATGAACCGTGTTTTCTCGGTCTGCCAGTCGGGCGACACGCTGGCCTCCGCCTTCCGCAAATTGACGTCGCAAGGTGTGACCGTGCTGCCGGTGGTGAACAGCGGCCGCCTGGTCGGGATCATCACGCTGCAGAACCTGATGCACAGCATGTCGCTGCTCGCCGAAACCAAGCGCCTCAAGCACGATCAAGAGCAGGCAGAATAG
- the rsmD gene encoding 16S rRNA (guanine(966)-N(2))-methyltransferase RsmD, with protein MRVIAGQYRSRPLRSLRGMDIRPTSDRLRETLFNVLTAGRPQALAGSVWLDLFAGTGAVGIEALSRGAHAVHFVESSARAAAVIRENLRALGIGGGFEIHERAVLRALRLLDSQAVEPDYVFLDPPYRKQETYAETLRFLSQSRLLRPASTVIAEHEKKFDPGERFGALQRYRLLQQGDAALSFYRLSA; from the coding sequence ATGCGCGTCATCGCCGGACAATATCGCAGCCGCCCGCTGCGCTCGCTGCGCGGCATGGACATCCGGCCTACGTCGGATCGATTGCGCGAGACCTTGTTCAACGTGCTCACCGCCGGGCGTCCCCAGGCGCTGGCCGGAAGCGTGTGGCTCGACCTGTTCGCCGGAACCGGGGCGGTGGGAATCGAAGCGCTCAGCCGGGGCGCGCACGCGGTGCACTTTGTCGAGTCCTCGGCGCGCGCCGCCGCGGTCATCCGGGAAAACTTGCGCGCGCTCGGCATCGGCGGAGGATTTGAGATCCACGAGCGCGCGGTGCTGCGGGCGTTGCGTCTGCTCGACAGCCAGGCGGTCGAGCCCGACTACGTTTTCCTCGATCCACCTTATCGCAAGCAGGAAACGTACGCCGAGACGCTCCGGTTCCTTTCGCAATCGCGGCTGCTGCGCCCGGCGAGCACGGTGATCGCCGAACACGAAAAGAAATTCGATCCCGGCGAGCGCTTCGGAGCGCTCCAGCGCTACCGCCTGCTGCAACAGGGAGACGCGGCCCTGAGCTTTTACCGGCTGAGCGCGTGA
- a CDS encoding S9 family peptidase — protein MQRCWGRSLVFLLFAATWCAAVPAVAQKSAADAVMDQAFAVRRFRQAAISPDGKRVAWVESLKAADGTPTADAAIYVAPLSDPAARKRITAAAGAPHREHDIAWSPDGSELAFLSDAESSGQLQLWVAGVTSGLARQLTHFAGYLADPQWSPDGKTLAFLLIENAPRAAGPLVAMEPAVGVIEETAHEQRLATVSVAGGAAQLISPPDMYIYEYDWSPDGKTFAATAARGSGDNNWWIAQLYTLPASGGEMKSILQPPLQINLPRWSPDGRSIAYIGGLMSDFGSIGGDVYTVPAGGGAPRNLTAGMKASASWIAWLASGKILAVEIADGQSAIATVDPASGAANTLWTAAESVHAQGWSLAASVARDGTTSAVIRSSFAHPYEVWAGPLGAWKQVTNANQSLHPMWGEARSLHWSSDGMRVQGWLLYPRNFDRARKYPLVVVAHGGPASACLPTWPGWPFEAPLASQGYFVLCPNPRGSYGQGEAFTQGNVKDFGYGDFRDIMAGADEVLKQAPVDPERMGLTGWSYGGYMTMWGVTQTHRFRAAVAAAGLSNWLSYYGENDIDQWMIPYFGASVYDDPKVYERSAPITFVKQAKTPTLVVVGERDGECPAPQSFEFWHALKTFGVPTELVVYPGEGHIFSRPEHQRDVVRRMLDWFAKYMPEEKSELRSQK, from the coding sequence ATGCAACGATGCTGGGGACGCTCGCTGGTTTTCCTCTTGTTCGCGGCCACATGGTGCGCCGCGGTACCGGCCGTGGCGCAGAAGAGCGCGGCTGACGCAGTCATGGACCAGGCTTTCGCGGTGCGGCGATTCCGCCAGGCGGCCATCTCGCCGGACGGCAAGCGCGTCGCCTGGGTGGAGTCGCTCAAAGCAGCGGACGGTACGCCGACCGCCGACGCGGCCATCTACGTCGCGCCCCTGAGCGATCCGGCGGCCCGAAAACGGATCACTGCGGCCGCCGGCGCACCGCACCGCGAGCACGACATTGCGTGGTCGCCCGATGGCAGCGAACTGGCGTTTCTTTCCGATGCAGAAAGCTCCGGGCAATTGCAGCTTTGGGTTGCCGGCGTCACCTCCGGTTTGGCGCGCCAGTTGACGCACTTCGCCGGGTATCTGGCCGATCCCCAGTGGTCGCCGGACGGAAAGACGCTGGCGTTCTTGTTGATCGAGAACGCGCCGCGGGCGGCCGGGCCGCTGGTGGCGATGGAGCCGGCGGTCGGCGTCATCGAGGAAACGGCTCACGAACAGCGGCTGGCCACGGTGAGCGTGGCGGGCGGCGCGGCGCAACTAATATCGCCTCCCGATATGTACATCTACGAGTACGACTGGTCGCCCGACGGCAAGACTTTCGCGGCGACGGCGGCGCGCGGCTCCGGCGATAACAACTGGTGGATCGCCCAGCTCTACACCCTGCCGGCGTCGGGCGGCGAGATGAAATCCATCCTCCAGCCGCCGCTGCAGATCAACCTGCCGCGCTGGTCGCCGGACGGCCGCAGCATCGCCTACATCGGCGGATTGATGAGCGACTTCGGTTCGATCGGCGGCGACGTCTACACCGTCCCCGCCGGTGGCGGCGCGCCGCGCAATCTGACTGCGGGCATGAAGGCGTCCGCGTCGTGGATCGCGTGGCTGGCGTCGGGAAAAATTCTTGCGGTGGAAATCGCCGACGGGCAATCCGCCATCGCCACCGTGGATCCCGCCAGCGGCGCGGCCAACACGTTGTGGACGGCGGCGGAGTCGGTGCACGCCCAGGGATGGAGCCTGGCGGCGTCGGTGGCGCGCGATGGAACCACTTCGGCGGTAATCCGCAGCTCGTTCGCGCATCCCTACGAAGTGTGGGCCGGGCCCCTGGGCGCGTGGAAGCAGGTGACCAACGCCAACCAGTCGCTCCATCCCATGTGGGGTGAGGCCCGGAGCCTGCACTGGTCAAGCGACGGCATGCGCGTGCAGGGCTGGCTGCTCTATCCGCGCAATTTCGACCGCGCCCGCAAGTACCCGCTGGTCGTGGTGGCGCACGGCGGGCCCGCCAGCGCCTGCCTGCCCACTTGGCCGGGTTGGCCGTTTGAAGCGCCGCTGGCCAGCCAGGGCTACTTCGTGCTCTGCCCGAATCCGCGCGGCAGCTACGGTCAGGGCGAAGCCTTCACCCAGGGCAACGTGAAGGATTTCGGCTACGGCGATTTTCGCGACATCATGGCCGGCGCCGATGAGGTTCTGAAGCAAGCCCCGGTGGACCCCGAGCGCATGGGCCTGACCGGTTGGAGCTACGGCGGCTACATGACCATGTGGGGGGTAACGCAGACGCACCGGTTTCGTGCCGCGGTGGCTGCCGCCGGGCTGTCCAACTGGCTGAGTTACTACGGCGAGAATGACATTGACCAGTGGATGATCCCCTACTTCGGCGCCTCCGTGTACGACGATCCCAAGGTCTATGAGCGGAGCGCGCCTATCACTTTCGTCAAGCAGGCAAAAACCCCGACGCTGGTGGTGGTGGGCGAGCGCGATGGCGAGTGTCCGGCGCCGCAATCGTTCGAGTTCTGGCACGCGTTGAAGACGTTCGGAGTGCCCACCGAACTGGTGGTCTATCCCGGCGAGGGCCACATATTCAGCCGGCCCGAACACCAGCGCGATGTGGTGCGCCGCATGCTGGACTGGTTCGCCAAGTACATGCCGGAGGAGAAGTCAGAACTAAGAAGTCAGAAGTAA